In the genome of Vicia villosa cultivar HV-30 ecotype Madison, WI linkage group LG7, Vvil1.0, whole genome shotgun sequence, one region contains:
- the LOC131618540 gene encoding MLP-like protein 31, producing MVLAGKLITELGIKTPADKFFKLFASELHEVQNLCERVHHTKLHEGEDWHHSDTVKHWTYVIDGEVHTCNESIEEVDEENKKITYKLFGGDIDNFSVFKLILEVINKADGTAAVRWTIDYVKNNEDVDTPNGWMDYLSKSTRDIDGHLIKGEKVAL from the exons ATGGTGCTAGCTGGTAAGCTTATTACCGAGCTTGGGATCAAAACACCAGCTGATAAGTTCTTCAAACTCTTTGCTTCAGAACTTCATGAAGTGCAAAACCTTTGTGAAAGAGTTCATCATACCAAGCTGCATGAAGGTGAAGACTGGCATCATTCTGATACGGTTAAACACTGGACTTATGTCATAG ATGGGGAGGTACACACATGTAATGAAAGTATCGAAGAGGTTGATGAAGAGAACAAAAAAATCACTTACAAGCTGTTTGGTGGAGATATTGACAACTTTAGTGTTTTTAAGCTGATTCTTGAAGTAATTAATAAGGCTGACGGCACTGCTGCTGTTAGATGGACAATTGATTATGTGAAAAACAATGAAGATGTTGATACTCCAAATGGCTGGATggattaccttagcaaaagcacTAGAGACATTGATGGTCATCTTATCAAGGGGGAAAAGGTTGCTCTATAA
- the LOC131620174 gene encoding uncharacterized protein LOC131620174 translates to MIDGVLVANELVDYASKEGKECLLFKVDFEKAYDKVNWNFLRFMMRKLGFRDIWMKWMEALIFTSTMSVLVNGSPTKKFEVGRGLSQGDPISPFLFVIVPEGLKLLVNKTVSNGDSGCNVNGRCFVDVLQFADDTLMVGDGTCRKDSKEFLFLEILVGYNPRRVHTWGPMVDMIRNRLSTWKSRWLSFRGRITLIKSVLSSLVIFTLSFYKAPLKGRYRDVNLCATNGRGNLKFLKTKLIWWSDLSSLESKLPEEDVSIASMGGWRNGQWF, encoded by the exons ATGATCGATGGGGTTTTAGTGGCGAATGAATTGGTTGACTATGCTTCTAAGGAAGGGAAGGAATGCCTTCTTTTTAAGGTAGATTTCGAGAAAGCTTATGATAAAGTTAATTGGAATTTCCTTAGATTCATGATGAGGAAATTAGGGTTTAGAGATatttggatgaaatggatggaggcTTTAATTTTTACGAGTACAATGTCGGTGTTAGTGAACGGTAGTCCTACTAAGAAATTCGAGGTGGGAAGGGGATTGAGCCAAGGGGATCCTATTTCTCCGTTTCTTTTTGTTATAGTGCCGGAAGGTTTAAAGCTTTTGGTGAATAAGACGGTTAGCAACGGTGACTCGGGTTGTAACGTCAATGGTAGGTGTTTTGTGGATGTCCTTCAATTTGCCGATGATACATTGATGGTAGGGGACGGAA CTTGTAGGAAGGATTCAAAGGAATTTCTTTTTCTTGAGATTCTAGTTGGATATAATCCTAGAAGGGTTCATACTTGGGGACCTATGGTGGACATGATTAGGAATAGGTTGTCTACTTGGAAGAGCCGTTGGTTAAGTTTCAGAGGGAGGATTACGCTTATAAAATCGGTATTGAGTAGTTTGGTCATTTTTACTCTATCCTTTTACAAAGCACCGTTGAAG GGCCGATACAGAGATGTTAATCTTTGTGCCACAAATGGAAGAGGTAACTTGAAGTTTCTTAAGACTAAATTGATTTGGTGGTCGGATTTATCTTCTCTGGAGTCCAAGCTTCCGGAGGAG GATGTATCAATTGCTAGCATGGGAGGATGGAGGAATGGCCAATGGTTTTAG